From a region of the Lactuca sativa cultivar Salinas chromosome 4, Lsat_Salinas_v11, whole genome shotgun sequence genome:
- the LOC111901058 gene encoding RING-H2 finger protein ATL78, with protein sequence MEFSSKQTLIITHKQLNMSRLSTELFENEMKHFISRKLLLDTYSYQRPAAAVRAPSPSSPHTEHNNFHANVVMVLSVLLCALICSLALNSIIRCVLRCTGLFRSESSGGQESILVKANTGIKKKALKSFPTVSYWEGLKLPGLDKECVICLGDFSTGELVKILPKCNHGFHVRCIDKWLSSHSSCPTCRHSLTETCQKIVTGGNCSIIISSQPQEEGPRNITSLTILPLPHEGLVTNYET encoded by the coding sequence ATGGAATTCTCATCAAAACAAACCTTGATCATTACTCACAAACAACTTAACATGTCAAGACTGTCCACTGAGCTCTTTGAGAATGAAATGAAGCATTTTATTTCAAGAAAACTTCTACTTGACACGTACTCATACCAACGACCAGCGGCTGCTGTGAGAGCTCCATCACCGTCAAGCCCACATACAGAACATAACAACTTTCATGCGAATGTGGTGATGGTGCTGTCAGTGCTGCTATGCGCTCTGATTTGTTCACTTGCGTTGAACTCCATTATCAGGTGCGTATTAAGATGCACAGGCTTATTTAGATCAGAAAGCAGCGGTGGCCAGGAAAGTATTTTAGTTAAAGCCAACACTGGAATCAAGAAGAAAGCATTAAAGAGTTTCCCAACAGTGAGCTATTGGGAAGGACTGAAGCTACCAGGATTGGACAAAGAATGTGTGATATGCTTGGGTGATTTTTCAACAGGAGAGCTAGTAAAAATACTGCCCAAGTGTAACCATGGATTTCATGTGCGTTGCATCGATAAATGGCTGAGTTCACATTCATCTTGTCCAACTTGCAGGCACTCCTTAACTGAAACATGTCAAAAGATAGTCACAGGTGGGAACTGTAGCATCATTATATCTTCGCAACCCCAAGAGGAAGGTCCAAGAAATATTACTAGTCTGACCATATTGCCTCTACCACATGAAGGTCTTGTAACAAATTATGAGACTTAA